A single genomic interval of Rosistilla ulvae harbors:
- a CDS encoding FtsX-like permease family protein produces MTNLRFLFKLVSSQLRRHPGRAVITTLGVIASTCAVVWVASGYDALVSQFDENAGKYLGRYDVLVMSKPAGPPGASTPAVPAALIEELEQDAGVLEVNPTSNYRVTATRVAKASDDEVDTSPLGLLIGSRPPVNGAPPIGPKLVSTPAAEAPYEMVDGTWLDSDGDANDVVVAEQVAKELKVAVGDEILVTSFGNQVKLDVIGIVEQVDLAPSLNTPGGRGKRGGASRGEKGEGGQERGGDASAKLAGGKANGPAGPGGRGGKAKPQAEGSQIQLPTGFGSGIATDALYVRPAIAAKVNGYETKPEVLQVALRDTVTVAQFREAWQARFASNKPAMQLIDFEAVRGGMESSRSVSGQQSQAWAATGMASLAAIFIIFSTLSMGVSERAREFAMLRAVALTRSQIAGIIAIESVVLAMIGWGGGLLAGWLMVLVGSRLLPGLFSSGAVLGWGCVLLTGVTVLVGALGAAIVPAWRALRIQPLDAMSPRTASPRFHWWIALGVLGLVMVTATPITVFAMPLSDEARKWCYSFVTYPLLLIGMILLAPAIVVLCERIFAPLVTRLLRLDQRMMKPQLASNLWRSVGATLALSVGLGLFASTQTWGYSMLVPFTPGDWMPDALVAFHPVGLSEQEESRVAEVDGVKADDVMPLAIEQAKFDWGDVGPPKRLRMGGDNGIVFGLDPRAAFGGEHPIADVQFVAGDRDSAIELLADGKHCVIPEDFAMASGLGIGDTVTLIPPAAEKERVRYEIAGIVSLPGWQWMTKFSGVRRHFVRTGTLLFTDRAAVKTDFHLPRTEFFWVNFEPGQDLETMETRFQAIAEEQAGETFQATGVGEVKAYRPFARMTATETVRTAIRKHADGMIWGMSYMPLITLVVMSLAVANTIIASVRSRTWEFGVMRSIGVTRDQLIRLVFAETLLIALAACLLSLTFGLIAGWCGVGMAQFGGWFAGPPSFRIPWSQLGFGFGLTLILCLLAGLWPAMRTGRAEPLALLQAGRATQ; encoded by the coding sequence ATGACGAATCTCCGTTTCCTCTTCAAACTCGTCTCGTCCCAACTGCGTCGCCATCCGGGGCGAGCCGTCATCACGACGCTCGGCGTGATCGCTTCGACATGTGCCGTCGTGTGGGTCGCAAGTGGTTACGACGCGTTGGTCAGCCAGTTTGATGAGAATGCCGGAAAGTACCTTGGTCGCTACGACGTGTTGGTGATGTCCAAACCGGCTGGGCCTCCCGGCGCATCGACGCCAGCGGTTCCGGCGGCACTGATCGAAGAACTGGAACAGGACGCGGGCGTCTTGGAGGTCAACCCGACCAGCAACTATCGCGTCACGGCGACGCGTGTCGCGAAGGCTTCGGACGACGAAGTGGATACGTCGCCGTTGGGGCTGTTGATCGGCAGTCGCCCGCCGGTTAATGGAGCCCCGCCGATCGGCCCCAAACTGGTCAGCACTCCGGCGGCCGAAGCACCTTATGAAATGGTCGACGGCACTTGGCTCGACAGCGATGGCGATGCCAACGACGTTGTGGTTGCCGAACAGGTTGCCAAAGAGTTAAAAGTTGCGGTGGGAGACGAGATCCTGGTCACCAGCTTTGGCAACCAAGTCAAGCTGGACGTCATCGGGATCGTTGAACAAGTCGACTTGGCACCTTCACTGAATACACCGGGCGGACGCGGCAAGCGTGGCGGGGCTAGCCGTGGCGAAAAGGGGGAAGGAGGTCAGGAGCGTGGCGGTGATGCATCGGCAAAACTGGCAGGTGGCAAAGCGAACGGACCGGCGGGCCCTGGCGGACGAGGCGGGAAAGCAAAGCCCCAAGCGGAAGGATCGCAAATCCAGCTGCCGACCGGCTTCGGATCCGGAATTGCAACCGATGCTCTTTATGTTCGCCCGGCGATTGCCGCCAAGGTCAACGGTTATGAAACGAAACCGGAAGTGCTTCAAGTCGCACTGCGCGATACCGTCACAGTCGCCCAGTTTCGCGAAGCTTGGCAGGCGCGATTTGCCTCCAACAAGCCGGCAATGCAACTTATCGACTTCGAAGCGGTCCGCGGGGGGATGGAATCGAGTCGCAGCGTCTCGGGACAGCAATCGCAAGCTTGGGCCGCGACCGGGATGGCTTCACTGGCCGCGATCTTCATCATCTTTTCGACACTAAGTATGGGCGTGAGCGAGCGGGCCCGAGAGTTTGCGATGCTGCGTGCCGTCGCGTTAACGCGGTCTCAAATCGCTGGGATCATCGCGATCGAAAGCGTTGTCCTGGCGATGATCGGTTGGGGCGGAGGTTTGTTGGCGGGGTGGCTGATGGTGTTGGTTGGCAGCCGCCTGCTGCCCGGCCTGTTCAGCTCCGGTGCCGTGTTGGGTTGGGGCTGCGTCTTATTGACGGGAGTGACCGTGTTGGTCGGAGCACTCGGAGCCGCGATCGTGCCAGCTTGGCGTGCGTTGCGAATTCAACCGCTGGACGCGATGTCGCCGCGCACCGCGTCACCTCGATTCCATTGGTGGATCGCGTTGGGAGTCCTCGGTTTGGTGATGGTCACCGCGACTCCGATCACCGTCTTCGCGATGCCTTTGTCGGATGAGGCACGGAAATGGTGTTACTCGTTTGTCACCTACCCTCTGCTGTTGATCGGCATGATCCTGTTGGCCCCAGCGATCGTTGTCTTGTGCGAACGGATCTTTGCACCGCTGGTCACGCGTCTGTTGCGATTGGACCAACGGATGATGAAGCCCCAATTGGCCAGCAACCTGTGGCGCAGCGTTGGTGCGACGTTGGCGCTGTCGGTCGGATTGGGGCTGTTCGCGTCGACTCAGACTTGGGGCTATTCGATGCTGGTCCCGTTCACGCCGGGCGATTGGATGCCCGACGCGTTGGTTGCGTTTCATCCGGTAGGGCTGTCCGAGCAAGAGGAATCGCGGGTCGCGGAGGTCGACGGCGTGAAAGCGGACGACGTGATGCCGCTGGCGATCGAACAGGCGAAGTTCGATTGGGGCGACGTGGGACCACCGAAGCGGCTGCGCATGGGAGGGGACAACGGGATCGTCTTTGGACTCGATCCTCGAGCAGCCTTTGGAGGTGAACATCCGATCGCCGATGTCCAGTTTGTGGCAGGGGACCGCGATTCGGCGATCGAACTGCTGGCAGATGGCAAGCACTGTGTGATCCCGGAAGACTTTGCGATGGCTTCGGGGCTGGGGATCGGCGATACCGTGACTCTGATTCCACCCGCCGCCGAAAAGGAGCGTGTCCGGTACGAGATCGCCGGGATCGTGTCGCTGCCCGGATGGCAATGGATGACCAAGTTCTCGGGCGTCCGTCGACATTTTGTCCGCACCGGCACCCTCTTGTTTACCGACCGAGCCGCCGTGAAAACCGACTTTCACCTGCCGAGGACCGAATTCTTCTGGGTGAATTTTGAACCGGGGCAGGACTTAGAAACGATGGAAACGCGATTCCAAGCGATCGCGGAGGAACAGGCGGGCGAGACATTTCAAGCGACCGGCGTGGGAGAAGTGAAAGCGTACCGGCCGTTCGCTCGGATGACGGCAACGGAAACAGTCCGCACGGCGATCAGGAAACATGCCGACGGGATGATCTGGGGAATGAGCTACATGCCGTTGATCACCCTGGTGGTGATGTCGCTGGCCGTTGCCAATACGATCATCGCGTCGGTTCGATCGCGAACGTGGGAGTTTGGCGTGATGCGTTCGATCGGCGTGACACGCGATCAATTGATTCGGCTGGTCTTTGCCGAAACGCTGCTGATCGCCCTGGCCGCCTGCTTGCTCAGTCTGACCTTCGGATTGATCGCCGGTTGGTGTGGCGTGGGAATGGCACAGTTTGGCGGCTGGTTCGCCGGGCCCCCTTCCTTCCGCATCCCCTGGAGCCAACTCGGATTCGGCTTCGGCTTGACCTTGATCCTCTGCCTGCTGGCCGGCCTGTGGCCCGCAATGCGAACCGGCCGCGCCGAACCGTTGGCCCTGCTGCAAGCGGGAAGGGCGACGCAGTAG
- a CDS encoding ABC transporter ATP-binding protein: MLQTKSSSQAIPLDVQQVVKKYPQGGTVVHALDGVSLSVEPGEFVAIMGASGSGKSTLLHAMAGLIDVDAGRVLVAGQDLSQLADGPLTRFRRDNLGIVFQAYNLIPSLSAEDNIRLPAPKSLGKQLDATVDELFERFGMTARRHHKPGALSGGEQQRIAIARALICNPTILLADEPTGSLDSVTGTQICELLRDLVDNQGRSIVMVTHEPHVAMWADRICVLKDGTNLAELQTDGRRDPQTVAQQYQEALGAETVA, translated from the coding sequence GTGCTTCAAACGAAATCCTCCTCCCAAGCCATTCCGTTAGACGTCCAGCAAGTTGTCAAGAAGTATCCACAAGGAGGGACCGTCGTTCATGCGTTGGACGGTGTCAGTCTTTCCGTTGAGCCAGGTGAATTCGTCGCGATCATGGGAGCAAGCGGATCGGGCAAAAGCACTCTGCTGCATGCAATGGCTGGTTTGATCGACGTCGATGCGGGGCGCGTGCTGGTCGCCGGGCAGGACTTGTCCCAGCTGGCCGATGGTCCGCTGACCCGGTTCCGCCGCGACAACCTCGGGATCGTCTTTCAGGCATACAACTTGATCCCTAGCCTCTCGGCCGAGGACAACATTCGATTGCCAGCTCCCAAGAGCTTGGGAAAACAGCTCGACGCCACCGTCGATGAACTCTTCGAACGCTTTGGAATGACCGCACGACGGCACCATAAACCGGGAGCGCTCTCCGGGGGCGAACAGCAACGGATCGCGATCGCTCGGGCGCTGATCTGCAATCCAACGATCCTGTTGGCGGACGAACCGACCGGCAGCCTCGATTCGGTCACCGGTACTCAGATTTGTGAATTGCTGCGCGACTTGGTCGACAACCAAGGCCGCTCGATCGTGATGGTCACCCACGAACCGCACGTCGCGATGTGGGCCGATCGGATCTGCGTCCTCAAAGATGGAACCAACCTCGCCGAGCTGCAGACCGATGGCCGCCGCGATCCGCAAACCGTCGCTCAACAGTACCAAGAGGCACTCGGCGCGGAGACGGTTGCATGA